One window of Myxocyprinus asiaticus isolate MX2 ecotype Aquarium Trade chromosome 6, UBuf_Myxa_2, whole genome shotgun sequence genomic DNA carries:
- the LOC127442965 gene encoding gastrula zinc finger protein XlCGF8.2DB-like isoform X2, with the protein MPRGVPGLQRCLELMEGKSQEPNEVEEEYQDEEPHNVITGEKSRSCSQTENDFSQKRAAKKSFCCPQCEKSFTCRDHLMDHFRIHTGERPYMCPQCGKSFIQKGNLRIHIRIHTGERPFVCPQCDKTFIHKENLKNHMRIHTGEKPFTCDQCGKSFKQIGHLKIHIRIHTGERPCTCLQCGKSFIHQGNLRSHLKTHSGEKLHKCSQCGRSYAEATYLKKHLKMHTNERPFVCSVCDKRFSWRRSFKEHQKTHTGIKPYKCSHCEKSFAHLGTLKSHERVHTGEKHTTAFHVE; encoded by the coding sequence AACTGATGGAAGGGAAAAGTCAAGAACCAAATGAAGTGGAGGAGGAATATCAGGATGAAGAACCTCATAATGTCATAACAGGAGAAAAATCTAGAagttgctcacagactgaaaatGATTTCTCACAGAAAAGAGCAGCCAAAAAATCTTTTTGCTGTCCTCAATGTGAAAAGAGCTTCACATGCAGAGACCACCTTATGGATCACTTCAGAATTCATACTGGTGAAAGGCCTTACATgtgtcctcagtgtggaaagagtttcattcaAAAAGGAAACCTCAGGAttcacataagaattcacactggagagaggcctttcgTCTGCCCTCAGTGTGACAAGACTTTTATACATAAAGAAAACCTGAAGAATCACAtgcgaattcacactggagagaagcctttcacatgtgatcagtgtggaaagagtttcaaacaaATTGGACATCTTAAGAttcacataagaattcacactggagagaggccatgcacatgccttcagtgtgggaagagtttcatacATCAAGGAAACCTAAGAAGTCATTTGAAAACTCATTCTGGAGAGAAACTACACAAGTGTTCTCAGTGTGGCAGGAGTTACGCTGAGGCAACATATCTCAAAAAACACCTGAAAATGCATACAAATGAGAGACCCTTCGTGTGTTCTGTTTGTGACAAAAGATTTTCATGGCGCAGAAGTTTTAAAGAACACCAGAAAACACATACTGGAataaaaccttacaagtgctcccattgtgaaaagagttttgcTCATTTAGGAACACTGAAATCACATGaaagagtgcatactggagagaagcatACCACTGCCTTTCATGTAGAATGA
- the LOC127442965 gene encoding gastrula zinc finger protein XlCGF8.2DB-like isoform X1 encodes MEFLEAEREDMSDSEPCRVKNDETEEQRELMEGKSQEPNEVEEEYQDEEPHNVITGEKSRSCSQTENDFSQKRAAKKSFCCPQCEKSFTCRDHLMDHFRIHTGERPYMCPQCGKSFIQKGNLRIHIRIHTGERPFVCPQCDKTFIHKENLKNHMRIHTGEKPFTCDQCGKSFKQIGHLKIHIRIHTGERPCTCLQCGKSFIHQGNLRSHLKTHSGEKLHKCSQCGRSYAEATYLKKHLKMHTNERPFVCSVCDKRFSWRRSFKEHQKTHTGIKPYKCSHCEKSFAHLGTLKSHERVHTGEKHTTAFHVE; translated from the coding sequence AACTGATGGAAGGGAAAAGTCAAGAACCAAATGAAGTGGAGGAGGAATATCAGGATGAAGAACCTCATAATGTCATAACAGGAGAAAAATCTAGAagttgctcacagactgaaaatGATTTCTCACAGAAAAGAGCAGCCAAAAAATCTTTTTGCTGTCCTCAATGTGAAAAGAGCTTCACATGCAGAGACCACCTTATGGATCACTTCAGAATTCATACTGGTGAAAGGCCTTACATgtgtcctcagtgtggaaagagtttcattcaAAAAGGAAACCTCAGGAttcacataagaattcacactggagagaggcctttcgTCTGCCCTCAGTGTGACAAGACTTTTATACATAAAGAAAACCTGAAGAATCACAtgcgaattcacactggagagaagcctttcacatgtgatcagtgtggaaagagtttcaaacaaATTGGACATCTTAAGAttcacataagaattcacactggagagaggccatgcacatgccttcagtgtgggaagagtttcatacATCAAGGAAACCTAAGAAGTCATTTGAAAACTCATTCTGGAGAGAAACTACACAAGTGTTCTCAGTGTGGCAGGAGTTACGCTGAGGCAACATATCTCAAAAAACACCTGAAAATGCATACAAATGAGAGACCCTTCGTGTGTTCTGTTTGTGACAAAAGATTTTCATGGCGCAGAAGTTTTAAAGAACACCAGAAAACACATACTGGAataaaaccttacaagtgctcccattgtgaaaagagttttgcTCATTTAGGAACACTGAAATCACATGaaagagtgcatactggagagaagcatACCACTGCCTTTCATGTAGAATGA